The sequence below is a genomic window from Aureispira sp. CCB-E.
CAGTGTTGGACCCCTCTCAAACTATAAAGAAAGATACTCTAAGCAAGTGGGAGCGCTATTTTTTGACTTATCCGTCTTATCGTTGTGATGGATTCGATTTTCCAGTAGGAAAACCAGATGGAAAAGGGTATTATAATGCTCAGCCTTTTCGAAAAAATGACCATTTAGGGGATGATTGGAATGCTGTAGCTGGCGGTGATTCAGATTTAGGAGATCCAATTTATTCGATTGCTAACGGTTATGTGGTATTTGCAAAGGATATTGGTAGTGGTTGGGGGAAAATAGTACGTGTCATGCATCAACTGGATGATACAACATACGTTGAAGCACTTTATGCGCATTGCGATAGTATGTTGGTGCAGTCTAATCAAGGTGTCAAAAGAGGGCAACAAATTGCTACAATTGGAAATGCCAACGGAGCTTATTATGCACATTTGCACCTAGAAATTAGAGATAGTGTAGAGATGGAAGTAGGGGGAGGTTATTCTAGTTATTATAATGGGTATTTAGACCCAACTGAATTTATAAAAGCACACAGACCTTAATAGTTTACTCTGCTAGAAGGGTGTATTTTTGAATAACTCTTAGTAAATGTTTAGGGTCAAAAGGTTTGGTAATATAGTCGTTAACACCAGCTGTTTTTGCTTTTTCCTTCTCATGTGAAGTGGCAGACGCTGTTAGAGCAATAATCGGAATAGTATAATCGTCTTTTCGAATGGCAGCAGTTGCTTCAAAACCGTCCATAACAGGCATTTGCATGTCCATTAGAATAAGGCTAAAGGAATCTTCTTGAAAATAAGAAAGTGCCTCTAGACCATTCCAAGCTATTTCGTAAGCAATACCCCATTTTTTTAAAAAGTGAGTCAATACCAAAACATTGGTTTTGTTATCCTCTACTATAAGTATTTTGGCATCGTCAATATTGTCTTCCGTTGGGCTAGGAATATTTTCAGCAGGTGGCGTTGAACACTCTAAGGTAAAGTAAAAACGTGTTCCTTGATTAGGATTACTCTCAACCTGTATGCGACTGTCCATGAGTTGCAATAATCCCGCAGTAATTGTTAGTCCTAATCCAAGACCATCTGAACTGCGTTTTTTAGTTAAGGGAATAGGATTAAATTCTTGGAAAATTTTATGATGATGATCTACAGGAATTCCAATGCCCGTATCTTTGACTTCAAACAACAAACTTGTTTTATTTTCAGATGATTGAAGGTGTTGAATATTGATCTCTATTGTTCCAGAAGAAGTATATTTTATCGCATTAGAAAGAAGATTGTTGAATACTTGGCGTAGTTTGGGTTCGTCAACTAAGATAGAAGGAGGTATCTTGCCAATTGTATTAATGATAATTTGGTTATTTTTAGATTGAGCTTTTTTTAAGAAATTTCGCTTGATATCTTTGAGCAAATTCAAGATGTTGATACCAGCTAGTTCTAGCTCAATATGTCCCATTTCCAATTTATTAAACTCTAATACATCATTGAGTAAGTTTAACAAATCGTGTGTAGAATTGCTAAGAGCATCAACTAGTTCGGTTTTTTCTTGACTATCATATTGATACTGATTGAGTAAATTTGAAATCCCTAAAATAGCATTCAGAGGAGTTCGAATTTCATGGCTCATAACCGACAGAAAATTAGATTTAACCTCATTGGCTTCTTCGGCTTTTTCCTTTGCTAATTCTAGTTCTTTCTTAGAAGTAATCAGATTAAGATTTTTTTCTTTTAGTGTAGTTTGTCTTTTTCTATCAATGACTTTGAAATAGACAATGGCTGCATTAGACAATAAAATAGTGATGACAGTTAAAAATGCTAAATCTATGTTTTGGGTAGAAAGGCTAGTATTGATGACAATAGATGGGTAATACTGCTGAATGAGTATCAATGCAAGAATATTACCAACAATAAGTGCTAAGAAATAAAGAAAATTTTTCAGCGATACCATACTCGTTACCATAATAGAAAATATGATAAACATAAAAGGAGAAGATCCTGATAAGCCGTTGGTGAAAAACCAAGAAATATTGATGGTAACTAAAGAAAGTATGATAAAGGAATGGATACCCAATTGAACATTCTTGTTTCGATTAAAATAATAGACACAAGACAATAAAAAGGCATATAGAAGAGCTAAGTTGGCAATCGTGAAATTTTGGAGATATAGTGCATTGACCAAAAAACCAATGGCAGATACCCCTATACTAAGGCAGTAGGTATTCTTAAAGATTACCTCTTGGTATTCATCCCCTGTATGATTGTTTTGTTCCATTGATCCCTTCTTCAAACCATCTTTTTTAATGGTTAAGTAACGCTATGAATTTTGATTAAGAATTAAGCGGTAACTTTATCATGTAAAAAATAGGGTGTAGTTATAAAAACTAGTAAAAATGGGACATAAACATGGGAAATATATTTCAAGATAGAAAAAGAGAATGAAAAAGCCAAATCAAAGGAAGGTTGATTTGGCTTTTAATAGAAGAAGGGCAGAAAAAAACTATCTAGAGCGTTTAAATTGCTTTCTAACCATGATATAGGCAGCAACAATTAGAATAAAAATAGCAGCAGTGACGCCACCAATTTTTACATATTCTAAGAAACGTTCCCAGTCTTTTCGTTCTTTAACCTTTATATAATCGGGGTTGACAGAAGCAGGGCTACCGGCACGTTGTAGCTTTTCCCAACTTTGAATATGATTATTATCCAAGTGATAATCTCTTAGTACAATTGTTTGAATTAACCCGACAGAATCTTTTGGGAAATTATACCCAATACTATCGACAGGATTGTATTCATCGTCATAAAGCATGACAATATCTTTGTTTGAACTCAAGCCAAAAGGCAAACCACCAATAAAGTTTTTGCAAGAAGGAAACGCATTTTGAAAACGTTTTTCATCTTTGCAAACAACAATGTAATCTTTTGCTTTGATTGTTGCAGAAGGAAAAACAAAAACGTCATTGTTCGTGCTTACAATGTTCCAACCTGTAATATCCAAATCATTGTCTGAGTCATTGTAAAATTCAATCCAATCACCTGAAGCCGTATCAGCACAACTTATTTCATTGATAATCATTTGTTGTACAGCAGGATGTTCTCCTTTGATAAAAATGGCTTTTAGCGTATGTAATGTATCGGAAAATCGAATGTTCAATTCTTTTCCATCCATGCGTTCATTATCCATTTCCCAATGAGAAAATTGGCAACCAAAATAAGGCTTTGCCTTTACTGTAACAGGAAGTTTCTGGAAATAAATGCCTCTGAATTGATGTTGTACATCAACAACTTCATTTAATTCAACGGTACCACAACTGTCTATTTGAACCTTAAAAACGACATCTCTACCATATTGTGGAAAACGTTCTCGCAAAAACGCCCGCATATATTCTGGGCGTTTTTTGACAAATTCTTTCATGCGGTCTACTTCCTTGTACCAACGTTTGGATGTTAGGTCCCAACGCTTCCAATGTCTAGGTAATTCGGGAAGAATCACAGCAGCCATTTCATCAATTCTAGGAATAATACTGGTAGAATCAAAAGTGGTGTTTAAACGATCCAAAAACCTAGAGACAAACTGTGCTTGGAAATTCTTGTTTTGTAGAAGCGAACGCAAATTTAAAGTACTCCAAGGTGGATTGGGCCACCCTGGACCATCTGGGCGCGTATGAAATGCTAAGCTATTGTTTCGGAAGCCATAGCGACCGTAGTGTCCTAGTCCAAAATCTGTGTCAAACAAAATCCAACGCCAACGCCCTCCTTCTTTCATCGGTCGCCAAAACTTGATGTTTCCACCAGCATCTTGGTTATCGATATAAATTTGAAGGATTTCATATTCCATGAAATTTTCTACATCCATTTGGGTATTGATATAATCAAAATTTTCTTGGCTTGCCAAGCTATTATTACGCATAAACAAGCGCATGGCATCATACGTTTTTCTACTACCTGCTTGCACACTTTTGCGATGTTCGACCAAGTTGACACTATCTTTGTGATACCCAAAATTCTCTACTAGATAATGCCGAGTCAATTTTTCTCGAAAGTTATAAATGCCCCAATA
It includes:
- a CDS encoding response regulator — translated: MKKGSMEQNNHTGDEYQEVIFKNTYCLSIGVSAIGFLVNALYLQNFTIANLALLYAFLLSCVYYFNRNKNVQLGIHSFIILSLVTINISWFFTNGLSGSSPFMFIIFSIMVTSMVSLKNFLYFLALIVGNILALILIQQYYPSIVINTSLSTQNIDLAFLTVITILLSNAAIVYFKVIDRKRQTTLKEKNLNLITSKKELELAKEKAEEANEVKSNFLSVMSHEIRTPLNAILGISNLLNQYQYDSQEKTELVDALSNSTHDLLNLLNDVLEFNKLEMGHIELELAGINILNLLKDIKRNFLKKAQSKNNQIIINTIGKIPPSILVDEPKLRQVFNNLLSNAIKYTSSGTIEINIQHLQSSENKTSLLFEVKDTGIGIPVDHHHKIFQEFNPIPLTKKRSSDGLGLGLTITAGLLQLMDSRIQVESNPNQGTRFYFTLECSTPPAENIPSPTEDNIDDAKILIVEDNKTNVLVLTHFLKKWGIAYEIAWNGLEALSYFQEDSFSLILMDMQMPVMDGFEATAAIRKDDYTIPIIALTASATSHEKEKAKTAGVNDYITKPFDPKHLLRVIQKYTLLAE
- a CDS encoding M23 family metallopeptidase — translated: MVKPKQKSFLTKLLTGIGMVFILIACSENKTTTTEVDPVLDPSQTIKKDTLSKWERYFLTYPSYRCDGFDFPVGKPDGKGYYNAQPFRKNDHLGDDWNAVAGGDSDLGDPIYSIANGYVVFAKDIGSGWGKIVRVMHQLDDTTYVEALYAHCDSMLVQSNQGVKRGQQIATIGNANGAYYAHLHLEIRDSVEMEVGGGYSSYYNGYLDPTEFIKAHRP
- a CDS encoding CotH kinase family protein, with the protein product MKTFYLLLIGFLSSSLLQGQDTLLLQATPKAGFYKTGMAVELKASNPSATIYYTTNGNRPSLQSKRYQGPILVDSTAVIKALAVNNDKKSVVITNSYFIGEDSISLPVLSLSIQPYVLFDPVKGLFKRGPKASPRFPHKGANYYSRKEYPCYIEIFETDKERVFEGDLGFKIFGGMSRIFPQKSFSLYASKSRYGNKYIRHRIFPEKKQKKYKRLVLRNSGSDFGETHFRDALITSFGKDIGLEVQAYRPAIVFINGEYWGIYNFREKLTRHYLVENFGYHKDSVNLVEHRKSVQAGSRKTYDAMRLFMRNNSLASQENFDYINTQMDVENFMEYEILQIYIDNQDAGGNIKFWRPMKEGGRWRWILFDTDFGLGHYGRYGFRNNSLAFHTRPDGPGWPNPPWSTLNLRSLLQNKNFQAQFVSRFLDRLNTTFDSTSIIPRIDEMAAVILPELPRHWKRWDLTSKRWYKEVDRMKEFVKKRPEYMRAFLRERFPQYGRDVVFKVQIDSCGTVELNEVVDVQHQFRGIYFQKLPVTVKAKPYFGCQFSHWEMDNERMDGKELNIRFSDTLHTLKAIFIKGEHPAVQQMIINEISCADTASGDWIEFYNDSDNDLDITGWNIVSTNNDVFVFPSATIKAKDYIVVCKDEKRFQNAFPSCKNFIGGLPFGLSSNKDIVMLYDDEYNPVDSIGYNFPKDSVGLIQTIVLRDYHLDNNHIQSWEKLQRAGSPASVNPDYIKVKERKDWERFLEYVKIGGVTAAIFILIVAAYIMVRKQFKRSR